A single region of the Chelonia mydas isolate rCheMyd1 chromosome 4, rCheMyd1.pri.v2, whole genome shotgun sequence genome encodes:
- the UBOX5 gene encoding RING finger protein 37 isoform X2, with the protein MGRIPGLPLSWAHSESEGVVLLADSDAWKLSPQTAKMVINICLPQFKPRIHCNKISADGYEVENLISEDLAKRNRGFRSEYFIKPPVHVTLSFPFNIEICRINIDISSGGYQNFTGLDIYTSTSLNKSSWNSPESQFSGLAGQPVSDKDVFTLVGKAILKNQSKVTFSHRGFKPRPPFHQMEAVFYPGSASQDLWNKGPASLSNVSHLKICISHVAGGGLPCIKRLEVWGQPAKSCPQEVMDSVFQVASACLAQGLGIQSAGFMFPMESECVPLSNSDCEQQSLQKLVDVVQDIPEEFLDPITLEIMPFPMLLPSGKVIDQSTLDKCNRSEASWGRVPSDPFTGVAFSQHSQPLPHPSLKARIDHFLLQHSIPGTNLLGRAQVLGVVTPSSLTMSSLKRKMDCMEQSPDDSNHVEPSYFSTTNLLAMSTSESGAKKMKTESDSPLAQMDCSTGPVSHEQKLSESLDIALTSALSSRPSFTARLVKGQQQPHSEGGCSSSWNANAPAEHSSRPVQGCASCNRTFSSYFKTEPVYQLPCGHLLCRPCLAEKQKSLTILCMNCKRSVSAHDVLRVHF; encoded by the exons ATGGGAAGGATTCCAGGGCTTCCCCTTTCTTGGGCTCACAGCGAAAGTGAGGGAGTTG TTTTACTAGCTGACTCTGATGCTTGGAAGTTGAGTCCTCAAACTGCAAAGATGGTAATAAACATCTGCCTCCCACAGTTCAAGCCAAGAATTCACTGCAacaag ATTTCTGCTGATGGTTATGAAGTTGAAAACCTCATCTCTGAAGACCTTGCAAAGAGAAACCGGGGCTTTCGCAGTGAATATTTCATCAAGCCCCCAGTCCATGTtactctctcctttcccttcaaCATAGAAATCTGCAGGATTAACATAGACATCTCATCGGGCGGGTATCAGAATTTCACGGGGCTGGACATTTACACGTCTACCTCATTGAACAAAAGCTCTTGGAACAGCCCCGAGTCTCAGTTCTCAGGTCTGGCTGGTCAGCCTGTGTCGGACAAAGACGTTTTCACACTAGTGGGTAAAGCCATTCtaaaaaatcaaagcaaagtgACGTTCAGCCATAGGGGCTTCAAGCCAAGGCCTCCTTTCCATCAGATGGAAGCTGTCTTCTACCCTGGTTCTGCATCTCAAGACCTATGGAATAAAGGCCCTGCCTCACTGAGCAATGTATCGCACTTAAAAATTTGCATCTCCCACGTAGCGGGAGGTGGCCTCCCTTGCATTAAAAGACTGGAGGTTTGGGGGCAGCCAGCTAAGTCATGCCCGCAGGAAGTGATGGACAGCGTGTTCCAAGTGGCCTCTGCGTGCctggctcagggcttgggcatcCAGAGTGCCGGTTTCATGTTCCCAATGGAAAGCGAGTGTGTGCCCTTAAGCAACTCCGACTGCGAACAGCAGAGTCTCCAGAAGCTGGTCGATGTTGTTCAGGATATCCCTGAAGAGTTCTTGGACCCCATCACTCTGGAGATAATGCCCTTCCCAATGCTGCTGCCATCTGGCAAGGTGATCGACCAGAGCACTCTGGATAAATGCAACCGGAGTGAGGCTTCCTGGGGTCGGGTGCCCAGCGATCCTTTCACTGGGGTTGCCTTTAGCCAacactcccagcccctccctcacccctctcTAAAGGCGAGGATAGACCACTTCCTATTACAGCACAGCATCCCGGGCACCAACCTCCTCGGGAGGGCTCAGGTCTTAGGGGTGGTCACACCTTCTTCCCTAACCATGTCTTCTCTGAAAAGGAAAATGGACTGTATGGAGCAAAGCCCTGATGACAGTAACCACGTAGAACCCTCTTATTTTTCTACCACAAACTTACTAGCCATGTCTACCTCCGAGAGCGGTGCTAAAAAAATGAAAACGGAGAGTGACTCGCCTTTGGCCCAAATGGACTGCTCGACAG GTCCAGTCTCTCATGAACAGAAGCTGTCCGAAAGCTTGGACATTGCCTTGACCTCTGCACTCAGCTCTAGGCCATCATTTACAGCTAGGTTGGTAAAAGGCCAGCAGCAGCCGCATAGCGAGGGGGGCTGCAGCAGTTCGTGGAATGCAAATGCCCCAGCTG AGCACAGTAGCCGGCCGGTTCAAGGATGCGCGTCCTGTAATAGAACATTTTCTTCTTATTTCAAAACGGAGCCTGTTTACCAGCTTCCCTGCGGCCACCTCCTGTGTCGTCCTTGCTTAGCTGAAAAGCAGAAGTCCTTAACGATACTGTGCATGAATTGTAAAAGGTCAGTCTCCGCTCATGACGTGCTGAGGGTCCACTTTTAA
- the UBOX5 gene encoding RING finger protein 37 isoform X1, producing the protein MTGAAWPRSAPVAAEVRRSQVTGSVRRRQGRVIPGRRARPGNGDSERRGPVLLADSDAWKLSPQTAKMVINICLPQFKPRIHCNKISADGYEVENLISEDLAKRNRGFRSEYFIKPPVHVTLSFPFNIEICRINIDISSGGYQNFTGLDIYTSTSLNKSSWNSPESQFSGLAGQPVSDKDVFTLVGKAILKNQSKVTFSHRGFKPRPPFHQMEAVFYPGSASQDLWNKGPASLSNVSHLKICISHVAGGGLPCIKRLEVWGQPAKSCPQEVMDSVFQVASACLAQGLGIQSAGFMFPMESECVPLSNSDCEQQSLQKLVDVVQDIPEEFLDPITLEIMPFPMLLPSGKVIDQSTLDKCNRSEASWGRVPSDPFTGVAFSQHSQPLPHPSLKARIDHFLLQHSIPGTNLLGRAQVLGVVTPSSLTMSSLKRKMDCMEQSPDDSNHVEPSYFSTTNLLAMSTSESGAKKMKTESDSPLAQMDCSTGPVSHEQKLSESLDIALTSALSSRPSFTARLVKGQQQPHSEGGCSSSWNANAPAEHSSRPVQGCASCNRTFSSYFKTEPVYQLPCGHLLCRPCLAEKQKSLTILCMNCKRSVSAHDVLRVHF; encoded by the exons TTTTACTAGCTGACTCTGATGCTTGGAAGTTGAGTCCTCAAACTGCAAAGATGGTAATAAACATCTGCCTCCCACAGTTCAAGCCAAGAATTCACTGCAacaag ATTTCTGCTGATGGTTATGAAGTTGAAAACCTCATCTCTGAAGACCTTGCAAAGAGAAACCGGGGCTTTCGCAGTGAATATTTCATCAAGCCCCCAGTCCATGTtactctctcctttcccttcaaCATAGAAATCTGCAGGATTAACATAGACATCTCATCGGGCGGGTATCAGAATTTCACGGGGCTGGACATTTACACGTCTACCTCATTGAACAAAAGCTCTTGGAACAGCCCCGAGTCTCAGTTCTCAGGTCTGGCTGGTCAGCCTGTGTCGGACAAAGACGTTTTCACACTAGTGGGTAAAGCCATTCtaaaaaatcaaagcaaagtgACGTTCAGCCATAGGGGCTTCAAGCCAAGGCCTCCTTTCCATCAGATGGAAGCTGTCTTCTACCCTGGTTCTGCATCTCAAGACCTATGGAATAAAGGCCCTGCCTCACTGAGCAATGTATCGCACTTAAAAATTTGCATCTCCCACGTAGCGGGAGGTGGCCTCCCTTGCATTAAAAGACTGGAGGTTTGGGGGCAGCCAGCTAAGTCATGCCCGCAGGAAGTGATGGACAGCGTGTTCCAAGTGGCCTCTGCGTGCctggctcagggcttgggcatcCAGAGTGCCGGTTTCATGTTCCCAATGGAAAGCGAGTGTGTGCCCTTAAGCAACTCCGACTGCGAACAGCAGAGTCTCCAGAAGCTGGTCGATGTTGTTCAGGATATCCCTGAAGAGTTCTTGGACCCCATCACTCTGGAGATAATGCCCTTCCCAATGCTGCTGCCATCTGGCAAGGTGATCGACCAGAGCACTCTGGATAAATGCAACCGGAGTGAGGCTTCCTGGGGTCGGGTGCCCAGCGATCCTTTCACTGGGGTTGCCTTTAGCCAacactcccagcccctccctcacccctctcTAAAGGCGAGGATAGACCACTTCCTATTACAGCACAGCATCCCGGGCACCAACCTCCTCGGGAGGGCTCAGGTCTTAGGGGTGGTCACACCTTCTTCCCTAACCATGTCTTCTCTGAAAAGGAAAATGGACTGTATGGAGCAAAGCCCTGATGACAGTAACCACGTAGAACCCTCTTATTTTTCTACCACAAACTTACTAGCCATGTCTACCTCCGAGAGCGGTGCTAAAAAAATGAAAACGGAGAGTGACTCGCCTTTGGCCCAAATGGACTGCTCGACAG GTCCAGTCTCTCATGAACAGAAGCTGTCCGAAAGCTTGGACATTGCCTTGACCTCTGCACTCAGCTCTAGGCCATCATTTACAGCTAGGTTGGTAAAAGGCCAGCAGCAGCCGCATAGCGAGGGGGGCTGCAGCAGTTCGTGGAATGCAAATGCCCCAGCTG AGCACAGTAGCCGGCCGGTTCAAGGATGCGCGTCCTGTAATAGAACATTTTCTTCTTATTTCAAAACGGAGCCTGTTTACCAGCTTCCCTGCGGCCACCTCCTGTGTCGTCCTTGCTTAGCTGAAAAGCAGAAGTCCTTAACGATACTGTGCATGAATTGTAAAAGGTCAGTCTCCGCTCATGACGTGCTGAGGGTCCACTTTTAA
- the UBOX5 gene encoding RING finger protein 37 isoform X3 — MVINICLPQFKPRIHCNKISADGYEVENLISEDLAKRNRGFRSEYFIKPPVHVTLSFPFNIEICRINIDISSGGYQNFTGLDIYTSTSLNKSSWNSPESQFSGLAGQPVSDKDVFTLVGKAILKNQSKVTFSHRGFKPRPPFHQMEAVFYPGSASQDLWNKGPASLSNVSHLKICISHVAGGGLPCIKRLEVWGQPAKSCPQEVMDSVFQVASACLAQGLGIQSAGFMFPMESECVPLSNSDCEQQSLQKLVDVVQDIPEEFLDPITLEIMPFPMLLPSGKVIDQSTLDKCNRSEASWGRVPSDPFTGVAFSQHSQPLPHPSLKARIDHFLLQHSIPGTNLLGRAQVLGVVTPSSLTMSSLKRKMDCMEQSPDDSNHVEPSYFSTTNLLAMSTSESGAKKMKTESDSPLAQMDCSTGPVSHEQKLSESLDIALTSALSSRPSFTARLVKGQQQPHSEGGCSSSWNANAPAEHSSRPVQGCASCNRTFSSYFKTEPVYQLPCGHLLCRPCLAEKQKSLTILCMNCKRSVSAHDVLRVHF; from the exons ATGGTAATAAACATCTGCCTCCCACAGTTCAAGCCAAGAATTCACTGCAacaag ATTTCTGCTGATGGTTATGAAGTTGAAAACCTCATCTCTGAAGACCTTGCAAAGAGAAACCGGGGCTTTCGCAGTGAATATTTCATCAAGCCCCCAGTCCATGTtactctctcctttcccttcaaCATAGAAATCTGCAGGATTAACATAGACATCTCATCGGGCGGGTATCAGAATTTCACGGGGCTGGACATTTACACGTCTACCTCATTGAACAAAAGCTCTTGGAACAGCCCCGAGTCTCAGTTCTCAGGTCTGGCTGGTCAGCCTGTGTCGGACAAAGACGTTTTCACACTAGTGGGTAAAGCCATTCtaaaaaatcaaagcaaagtgACGTTCAGCCATAGGGGCTTCAAGCCAAGGCCTCCTTTCCATCAGATGGAAGCTGTCTTCTACCCTGGTTCTGCATCTCAAGACCTATGGAATAAAGGCCCTGCCTCACTGAGCAATGTATCGCACTTAAAAATTTGCATCTCCCACGTAGCGGGAGGTGGCCTCCCTTGCATTAAAAGACTGGAGGTTTGGGGGCAGCCAGCTAAGTCATGCCCGCAGGAAGTGATGGACAGCGTGTTCCAAGTGGCCTCTGCGTGCctggctcagggcttgggcatcCAGAGTGCCGGTTTCATGTTCCCAATGGAAAGCGAGTGTGTGCCCTTAAGCAACTCCGACTGCGAACAGCAGAGTCTCCAGAAGCTGGTCGATGTTGTTCAGGATATCCCTGAAGAGTTCTTGGACCCCATCACTCTGGAGATAATGCCCTTCCCAATGCTGCTGCCATCTGGCAAGGTGATCGACCAGAGCACTCTGGATAAATGCAACCGGAGTGAGGCTTCCTGGGGTCGGGTGCCCAGCGATCCTTTCACTGGGGTTGCCTTTAGCCAacactcccagcccctccctcacccctctcTAAAGGCGAGGATAGACCACTTCCTATTACAGCACAGCATCCCGGGCACCAACCTCCTCGGGAGGGCTCAGGTCTTAGGGGTGGTCACACCTTCTTCCCTAACCATGTCTTCTCTGAAAAGGAAAATGGACTGTATGGAGCAAAGCCCTGATGACAGTAACCACGTAGAACCCTCTTATTTTTCTACCACAAACTTACTAGCCATGTCTACCTCCGAGAGCGGTGCTAAAAAAATGAAAACGGAGAGTGACTCGCCTTTGGCCCAAATGGACTGCTCGACAG GTCCAGTCTCTCATGAACAGAAGCTGTCCGAAAGCTTGGACATTGCCTTGACCTCTGCACTCAGCTCTAGGCCATCATTTACAGCTAGGTTGGTAAAAGGCCAGCAGCAGCCGCATAGCGAGGGGGGCTGCAGCAGTTCGTGGAATGCAAATGCCCCAGCTG AGCACAGTAGCCGGCCGGTTCAAGGATGCGCGTCCTGTAATAGAACATTTTCTTCTTATTTCAAAACGGAGCCTGTTTACCAGCTTCCCTGCGGCCACCTCCTGTGTCGTCCTTGCTTAGCTGAAAAGCAGAAGTCCTTAACGATACTGTGCATGAATTGTAAAAGGTCAGTCTCCGCTCATGACGTGCTGAGGGTCCACTTTTAA